In Helianthus annuus cultivar XRQ/B chromosome 8, HanXRQr2.0-SUNRISE, whole genome shotgun sequence, a single genomic region encodes these proteins:
- the LOC110871824 gene encoding cell division topological specificity factor homolog, chloroplastic, with translation MAIAGDFRVSAALGPSPTTLLRINPPPKVDSVSFLNGGLSASENTPKWSVSISHVPSTRCHAKRPLGIISDYEISRSSINRDAESFLLNAINMNFFERLSLAWKIIFPSSKLIKNSNASVAKQRLKMILFSDRCAVSEEAKQKIVSNIVNALSDFVVIESQDKVQLSVSTDASLGTIYSVTVPVRRVKAEYQEEDGEGTVTNVEYKDNADVKFDFYVPSE, from the exons ATGGCGATTGCTGGTGATTTTAGGGTTTCTGCTGCATTAGGCCCTTCTCCTACGACCCTCCTCCGCATCAATCCACCGCCCAAG GTGGATTCAGTTAGTTTTCTAAATGGTGGATTGAGTGCTTCTGAAAATACGCCTAAATGGTCGGTTTCGATATCACATGTGCCGAGCACACGGTGCCATGCTAAACGACCTCTGGGTATCATTAGTGACTATGAAATCTCCAGAAGCTCCATTAACCGAGATGCGGAAAGCTTCCTGTTAAACGCCATAAACATGAATTTCTTCGAGCGTTTAAGTTTAGCATGGAAGATAATTTTCCCATCTTCAAAACTGATAAAGAACTCAAACGCAAGTGTCGCTAAACAACGGTTGAAAATGATTCTTTTTTCCGACCGATGTGCGGTTAGTGAAGAGGCGAAACAGAAGATAGTCAGCAATATAGTCAACGCGCTTTCGGACTTTGTGGTGATTGAATCTCAAGATAAAGTCCAGCTCAGCGTCTCGACGGACGCGTCACTCGGGACGATTTACTCGGTTACCGTGCCTGTGAGACGGGTGAAAGCGGAGTATCAAGAAGAGGATGGTGAGGGAACTGTTACGAATGTGGAATACAAGGATAATGCGGATGTGaagtttgatttttatgttccaAGTGAATGA